Sequence from the Fragaria vesca subsp. vesca linkage group LG4, FraVesHawaii_1.0, whole genome shotgun sequence genome:
TCCTTTTCTATTATGTCCTGCAGAGAGCACCACAAATTCAACATCTTAGTGACATTATCGCCCTCATGTGAGATTAAACGATACATGAAAATCAATGTACATATGACCTTACAGAGATACCAAAAGGCTAAAATAGACTGAACAGTGTACTCTCATCATAAGCTCACCACTGCCATAACATTTCCCAATATAATAAATACTATCATCATTCTCACCTGGTTACCATTTGGCCCATCAGTGGTGACCTGAGCCTCTCCTTCACAGATAGACTTAGATTTTGATTTCTCTGCATCAAGGACCTTCTCCCCAAAAGGCTCATATTAGATATTCATGATAAACCAAAACATACTTGTGCATATATCAGATATATATTCATGATTTACCTGGCAATAAGAAGTAATTAGTTCTGGCCTCAAGATACAAAATCGAGACCCAGACCCAGTGAAGTTTGCATCACGAGGAGTTACTCTCATCAAGTCAAGAAGATAATGCCTGCAAGATTCAGAATTGTAAGCAACCAGATTTACCAAGTGAGAGCTTCATGAGTGCAAGCATTGAAATGGGGTGCCCCACATACTTGGGGCACTTTTTGTTGGTGTAAATTAACAAAACAGAAAAAGAATTTTCTTAACGAAAATTGTCAACAAAGGAGCTTTGAGAAGTCAAATATCATATATGACGAAGAAAGAAAAAAGAACATAAAAATAGACTACCTGTCATCACTACCAACAATACCCTTGCATTCGACTGGAGCAGCTAATTTGAAAACATTTCCAGATCCATCACGGACAGTGTGTTCCTTCAAATGAAGGCGTTTAGCAGCCTCCACCACCTAGCACCGTAAACATTAGCACTTGCACAAGAAATTCTAGTATTAAGGATAGTGTAATTAGGCTTTTACTTAAAATGATTAATGAATCTGGCAGAGTGGGTAATAAGCCAAGCATCAGATGCATCCTCACCTTGGAATGAAACTCCTCATTCCAGCATATCTTCTTGCCATTGTCGACAGAACCATACAGAAGAGAGTCTGATTTATCCCCTTGAAGAATGCCTGGTAAAACACTCTGCAACAGAATGAACAAAAGAATAGACAAAAGAAAACAATCAGACAACAAAAAATACTTCTTTTCAAAGATAACAAATATAAACGTGCAAAGGAGTGGGGCGAAAAGGATCCTTTATGTCTACAAAAGACCAGATCTCAAGTAGGTAGCTAATAAAAAATCGTAAACACGGATTTTCGTCACACTGGTAACTATCTCATAAGAGAATATACCTTGTATACAAAGGGAAAAAGCATATATTTTGGTGGAATGAAGGTTAGGATACAGAAACTTGGGCAATGTCACCAAGCGATGACCTCTTAACAAGGGGGAAACCCGTACATAATTATGCCCCCATGAATATAGAAATTAGAAAATATACTGGAAGATATTAGTTTTGAGACACACCTGAGCTACTACTCTATGGCCTCTGTAATCGATTATGGCCATAGCAAGATTATAAAGCCCAGGGACATCTGCTTCCTGGTATGCTTTAGTGCCTTTCAGATCATTATTGGCAGAAGCATAAGTAGCCTGCTCAGTCTCGCCCAATTGTGTCTCCATGGCATCATGGCATTCCCCTGCGCATGACGCATCACATTTTTCACCGAGAATTTCACTCTCTTTATGCAACAAACTGCCTGTAGACATTTCAGAAGAACTGCGTAGAGAACCAGTGCTCCCCATCTTCGAATTGGAATCTGACATATGGTTCTTGGACAGCTGCTCAAGATCCGCATCAACAGCGAAACTGAAGAATATGTTATTGTGAACATACCTATAAACAAAATAAATCAAAGAAACAAAACTCTATCGTTAATATGATTGTATGAAACTTTAACCAGATTTGTTTACAACAAACTTCTTGCAGCCATAAGAGTTTAATCTACAACCAAAACACTAAATAAATTGCATGCATACAACAACCAACCAAAATAAAGTAACCGTACTATGTTAAAGATATAACAATACATACTGATGGATGAGAATACCAATATTCTGGATAGTTACCTATAAAGAAAACATAAAAATAAAAGATATTGGCAAATGTCAGGAAAAACTAGAGTGCCACTGTTTCTGATAGACCTACACTGAGACTAGATGATTCCGTACAGGACTGTGCAGCAACATACATTATGGGAAAAATAAAAGGTACCAATAATTAGCATATCAAGGAGCTGAGATAGTTTTAAAATCATCAAATACTAAGATAAACTCACCGCCATCAAGGCAGCTCAAAAAAAAATATTGTTTGCTCTGTTTCTAGCAGAATTTCTTAAAAACATGTAGTTGAGAAACAAAGGCTACGTCAGACTAACATGTGGAAGCACTCAGGATCAGTTGGATTTATAGGTGGTATGCATCTGCTGATAACTCCAGTAGCACCACTAATTGCTGCATCCACGAAATCTGATGTCACTTTGTACAGAGCTCTATCCCGCAAAATTCTGCAAAATAGATAAGTTAAATAAAGAAGATACCAAAAACTACATTCAAGTGACAGAGTTACTAACATACAGAAAAGTGCTAGGACATTGCATAACTTTTACAAGACTATACATTACCTTTCCTGAGGAGTTGTATGCGGAAATTCCCTACAAGATTGCAACTCCTCATTCCAATCCCTTTGCATACCAATTAGCTCACTACCATAGGAGAGGGTCAATGCATCCTCTGCTCTAGCTGCATCGCGCTTGTGATCTGTAAATAGAAGATCCCTTTAATTGTATTCTTGTGCACAAAATCAGACTAACAGATATATCCAAAGAACCAAACAGAACATGTTTGAAGAAATGGAAGCTTATTAGACATGGGCAACCAACCAAGAATAAGTACAAGGCAGGCATATTATGAAAGACATTGTCAAACTTGCTCAAAGGAAGTCATATGATGTTGAGCTCACCAGGAACCGGATGTAACCCTAGCCATGAATTTGGTGGTAAGAGAGATTGCACATTTTCAAAAGGATGTGCAGAAGCTCTCCGCTCCAAAATTTCACAAAAAGCTGTAAATCAAGAAAATAGTAAGGTGATTGATTAACTGCTGTAACTTTGAAAACTAAATTCAAAAATCAGTGGATTACCTTTTTGGAACTTAGAGCTGATCTTTTGCAAAATCCCAACAAGAGTGGTCGCTTCCGGATAAGTTTTGCTAGGCCTGGGATTAAGGGTATTATTCACGGAGCTTGAATTGACATAGAACATTTTTGTAGTCCCCGTAATACAAAGTTTATTACCCTCCAATGTAACCACATCCAGATAAATCAGGTCACCAACAAGCCTAACAAAAAAAACACCAACTAGCTAGTAAAGAAATTTTGAATAGAAACAGAAAAATATATATCAAAATATTTGTCAACTTATGCAATGAAATACAAGCAACTTTCTTACCTTCTGTAGCTTGGTGGAGGATTAAAGGATGAAAACACAATACTCTCTACACATTTGATCTCTTTTGAGGGTGATGAGAGCAAATTACTCGAACCGGCAACATCATCCATAAAGCCCAAACCATCCAGCTCAGGGACCTCAGTTTTGACGGAGTCTACATCAAAAATTTGTCTAGTTACACTTTGCAACATCAATATAAGGTATTATTTTTAATAAACACACAAAAGGACTGAATTCATGTTGAAAGATGAAAAATCAAATACATCACAAACCTTCAGTAGTTGCTACTTTGTTCTGAGCTGTCTCATATTGTAATGCAAGTGATGTTGATAGTGACGCATGAAGTGTCGAAAGTGAGAGTAATTCTCTGGTACGATGAACATGAGCCCTTATAGATCTATCATCATATAAAGCTGCAGACCAATTTTCAAATCAAAATATACTATCAGAGTCTGAAAATTCCTCAGTAAAACACAGAATCAACCTCCCAGGAAACATAACTTCACATCATTTTACTATACCTGGAACCATTTCTAAGAAGCATCCACCAATAGTAATGTCAGCAACTTCAGAGATTTCATTAAAATCTTCCAAATGATAGGTTGAGCCATCTTTGGTGTGCAGCAACAAGTCATAGCATGTAAAGAAGCATGTCTCAGGAGCATCAAGCAGAAATTGTCTTATATCCATAACAGAATCTCCTGGGTTCAACTGTAGATCACATGAATAAATCAGTATTCTCCATCCTATATTGCCAGTATAAAAAGAAAAGGTAGGATTCCGCATTATGCAGCCAACAAAATAATGAGTTGGTGTACAAGTAATGTCATCGAAGCTAACTCACTTGTAGTTCTAGCTTCTCGCCACTTTGTGTCTTGACACAGACAGGGTAAAGATGAAGGTCACCTGCACTCTCAGAACAAACAACAATGAGAAAGGTTACATCTCTTTGACCAAAAGACAGACAACAAAACACCATTGATCAGTTGGAAACCTCTGTCGATTTTAGTCCAAAAACAAATCCAAAGATAGCAATAGTGAGAACTTTACTGCAAGCTTATATATCCATATGTCATCATTTGCTGATATGTTCATGCAGTATTTGTGTCTACTACAATATCCAACCAGGGTTTTTTTAAGTGTAAAGCATATGTTCAGTTGCATATAATGAGTGGATCAAATCTTCACTTTGTATGAATTAACTATTTTGTACCTATCTCAATATATCTACGCATACAAAATTTTAGTACACAAATGTACAAACACGTGCAAATCTACATAAATGTCAAAAGGTTTATGCATATGCATGTGTACATCAGGTTCTCATTGACTTAATGTAGTCGGCATTATGTTCTCTGGAAATAGACAAAAACATTAATCATACAATAATAGCACGTCAACTAGGAGTAACGGTTTGATATAATGGAAAACAACATATTAATTAGAAGATCATTACTATGGACCGAATACTATAAGACCCAAATCAGCAAATTCACCTTGCTTAGGTTGGCCAGCTGAATTTTCTGTTTCAGATTCACCTTGCTTTGCTTCGCCGCCTGCGACATCAGTTTCAGAATCCTTTACCTCCACCTTTTCACTAGCCACCTTGTCACTAGCCCACTCTTGCACAGTCGGAACACCATTAGCATTGGTGTTGATGGACTCAGAGTCATCTTTTGAGCTGTCTTTCACAGGAGCGTCGGATTGGATCACCACCTCAGCTGATGAATTTGCAGCATTGTTCGACGCTCTCCGGTTCCTCCCTTTGTTTGATTTTCCAGCCATTTCCACCTCCTATTCTGCAACCAATCACCGATTATCAAAACTCCCTTCGTACACACCAAACAAAAAACAGATACAAACGCAACTTAGACATTGGACAAGCCACAGGAAAAGTAGAACAACATTCCCCAAGAGAAAAGAGTAACATTCCATAAACACCGATATTTCATACACAATCAAACCTAATTTTAAAGATAAGTAACCAATAAGACATTCGAACACTAGAATACAACAAATTTTGGTTAGCAAGCTCAGTTTGATGTAAAGAACAGTTCAAATTTTCTTTGCAGATGATTAGAAACCAAAGCTCTTTCAACTGGTTGTAACCGCTCTTTCAAAATAAAATTCCGCGAGAGAACCGAATGAGGAGGAAGAGAGAGATGAAATACCTAGAAGAAGGCTGGAAGCTGCTGAGGGTTTTAGCAGAGACGATGAAAAACCTAGCAGCGAGGTCGGAAGAGGTTTTAGGAGCGCAGAGAAAGAGTAGTGACTGGCTGAGGCGGCTTCCCCTTGTTTGCTTATTAATAACAACTCTCTTCGCCCCAAATACCCAATTTTTAGTTCCGGGTTAAACCCTGCTTCTCCCCTTTTGGGCTACTCTACCCGACGACCCGGCTCGAACCCGTGAAAGATAAAATGGAGCATTCCCATAATAGGCCTCAATCCCGTTTCGCAAATTGACGCCATTATCTCATTTGTGGGGTTAGTTTAGGGACGTGAAGTTCGTTCTGCCCAAGCAAGCAAAGCATGTTGATCAATGGCTCCCTGATTATGTTCTTTGGCTTATTCCAAAAGACATGGTGGACATACCTCGATTGGTGTTTGCTATGTGGTACCATCTCGTATTTTAAATTTCAAATTATTTTTCCTTTGATTTATAATCACCGACGGAGGATTCATTGTTTCCAAACTCTCACCTAAACTTTTTGTAACAAAAAAAAAAGGGCGTATTGTTTGCAGACACGATAGCATCCTCTATTGAACTGCAGACGACACTGAATATGTTGAATATATAAGACTTCTTGATGTCTATCCATGATCATATTTGGACAAAAATTAAACTTTGCTAAGAATTGTGTGGTTCTTAGCAACAATGTTAAGGAGAACCAGCAAATTGAACTTGCAGCTAGAGTGGGAATCAAATGTGTAGCTGAAGAAGATCGATATTTGGGTCTATTGATGAGAATATGTAGATCCAAAATTGCAATTTTTTACTTATATCAAGGAGAAATGGAAAAGAAGTTGATGGGGTGGAAGTCAAAATTCTGAGCTCAGCATGAAAAGAGGTGCTTATTAATGCAGATACGTAAACAATGTCACTTTATGCTATGCATATTTATTTACTTCCAAAAAGTCTTTGTGATGATATACATTAGTTATGTGTCTCATTCTTTTGAGGAGATATTTCTGAAAAATAAAAAGATATATTTATTCAATTGGGAGCGAGTACAGTCTAACTAGGCATAAATGTGGTATGAGTTTCAAAAATTTATATGCTTATAACTTGGTAATGCTTACACAGCAAAGTTGGAGAATTATTTACAATATAAGAATCTCACTGTTTGGGCCTTTTTTAACATTCCTGGCTAACCCAGTTCTTTGAGCCCATTGGACAGACACCTGCAGTCAAATATTTGTGGATATATTTATTTCCTAGTAGGTCATGCACGGCGAGATATTGCAAGATTACTTGAGGATCTATTCCACGATCTTATATG
This genomic interval carries:
- the LOC101303988 gene encoding clustered mitochondria protein-like, with protein sequence MAGKSNKGRNRRASNNAANSSAEVVIQSDAPVKDSSKDDSESINTNANGVPTVKDSETDVAGGEAKQGESETENSAGQPKQGDLHLYPVCVKTQSGEKLELQLNPGDSVMDIRQFLLDAPETCFFTCYDLLLHTKDGSTYHLEDFNEISEVADITIGGCFLEMVPALYDDRSIRAHVHRTRELLSLSTLHASLSTSLALQYETAQNKVATTEDSVKTEVPELDGLGFMDDVAGSSNLLSSPSKEIKCVESIVFSSFNPPPSYRRLVGDLIYLDVVTLEGNKLCITGTTKMFYVNSSSVNNTLNPRPSKTYPEATTLVGILQKISSKFQKAFCEILERRASAHPFENVQSLLPPNSWLGLHPVPDHKRDAARAEDALTLSYGSELIGMQRDWNEELQSCREFPHTTPQERILRDRALYKVTSDFVDAAISGATGVISRCIPPINPTDPECFHMYVHNNIFFSFAVDADLEQLSKNHMSDSNSKMGSTGSLRSSSEMSTGSLLHKESEILGEKCDASCAGECHDAMETQLGETEQATYASANNDLKGTKAYQEADVPGLYNLAMAIIDYRGHRVVAQSVLPGILQGDKSDSLLYGSVDNGKKICWNEEFHSKVVEAAKRLHLKEHTVRDGSGNVFKLAAPVECKGIVGSDDRHYLLDLMRVTPRDANFTGSGSRFCILRPELITSYCQVLDAEKSKSKSICEGEAQVTTDGPNGNQDIIEKEKISNAEEIVSPPAEISEPREEILFNPNVFTEFKLAGSAEEIATDEENVRKASSYLTDVVLPKFIQDLCTLEVSPMDGQTLTEALHAHGINVRYIGKVAEGTRHLPHLWDLCSNEIVVRSAKHILKDVLRDTEDHDIGPAICHFFNCFFGSNQAVGSKVTANSSQSRIPKKEQAGHQSPGKRSKGQGRWKGGASTKKNISSYMDVSSEILWSDIQEFAKLKYEFELPKDARTHVKKDSVIRNLCQKVGITIAARRYDLNSAAPFEISDILNLQPVVKHSVPVCSEAKELVETGKIQLAEGMLSEAYTVFSEAFSILQQVTGPMHREVANCCRYLAMVLYHAGDMAGAIMQQHKELIINERCLGLDHPDTAHSYGNMALFYHGLNQTELALRHMSRALLLLSLSSGPDHPDVAATFINVAMMYQDLGKMPTALRYLQEALKKNERLLGVEHIQTAVCYHALAIACNCMGAFKLSHQHEKKTYDILVKQLGEEDSRTRDSQNWMKTFKLREQQMNAQKQKGQALNAAQAQKAIDILKANPDWAQALQSAAIAGGSGSSNASVNRSLNTAAIMGEAFPRGRGVDERAARAAAANRKKAAARGLLRPHSVPVQAYNPLTQIINMMSAGGAPGSAQNGETNGSREANNHPSNGPADAKTNQPSLEQEGQPPVGLGKGLAALDGKKQKSKAKAAS